A genomic region of Candidatus Neomarinimicrobiota bacterium contains the following coding sequences:
- a CDS encoding aldehyde dehydrogenase family protein, giving the protein MNETAFQNTTACYNPASGELLGHSPVTGAEELESIVAQARIAQQVWAKFPLSERVNYVLRIRDWIVEHGDEIAMTIHRDNGKSPVDAMATEVLSSAIAANYYAKNAKKFLKPKKLRPGNIILSYKQSTIYREPFGVIGIISPWNYPFTIPFHEVIIGLLSGNAIILKTARETQMVGRKLEECIQAADLPDGVFNYVNMAGKNFGQQIFSLGIDKLFFTGGQRAGAQLMAEAAKTVTPVSLELGSNDAMIICEDADLERAAGGAVWAGMQNSGQSCGGIERIYVHENVYEPFLELLKSYTESLKCGLECGKGMDYGVMTTTEQVDTVNRHLENALELGAEIFVESQIPESANLQNFVPARVLTGVNHSMDVMREETFGPVVGVMSYGTDREAIALANDSIHGLTSSVWSKDRKRAEKIARQIQSGTVLVNDHLMSHGMAETPWGGFKKSGIGRTHGALGFEEMTQPQVVVRDRLSFTRRALWWHPYSEKLYNGLSAILELLYGKTLRRRLKGFWYFLTIIPRLFRSWKTGD; this is encoded by the coding sequence ATGAACGAGACAGCGTTCCAAAATACAACCGCCTGCTACAATCCGGCGTCCGGTGAGCTACTGGGCCATTCCCCGGTAACTGGTGCGGAAGAGCTCGAAAGCATCGTCGCCCAGGCGAGGATCGCACAGCAGGTCTGGGCCAAATTTCCTCTCAGCGAGCGGGTGAATTACGTCCTCAGGATTCGGGACTGGATTGTGGAACACGGAGATGAGATCGCGATGACGATCCACCGGGATAACGGGAAGTCCCCGGTGGATGCAATGGCGACCGAAGTGCTCTCTTCAGCCATTGCGGCCAATTATTACGCCAAAAATGCCAAAAAATTTCTGAAGCCGAAAAAACTCCGGCCGGGGAATATTATTTTATCCTATAAGCAGAGTACAATTTATAGGGAACCGTTTGGCGTTATCGGGATTATCTCTCCCTGGAATTATCCGTTTACTATTCCGTTTCACGAGGTCATTATCGGATTGTTATCGGGAAACGCAATCATTTTAAAGACCGCCAGAGAAACCCAGATGGTCGGCCGAAAATTAGAAGAATGCATCCAAGCAGCCGATCTGCCGGATGGTGTGTTCAACTATGTGAATATGGCGGGAAAAAATTTCGGCCAGCAAATTTTTTCGCTGGGAATCGATAAACTCTTTTTTACCGGTGGACAACGGGCTGGCGCACAACTCATGGCAGAGGCGGCAAAGACCGTGACTCCGGTCTCCCTGGAGCTCGGCAGCAACGATGCCATGATCATCTGTGAGGATGCCGACCTGGAACGGGCGGCCGGCGGCGCGGTCTGGGCAGGCATGCAGAATTCCGGGCAATCATGTGGGGGGATTGAGCGAATTTATGTCCACGAAAATGTATATGAACCGTTCCTTGAGTTGCTGAAGTCATACACCGAATCGTTAAAGTGCGGACTGGAATGTGGCAAGGGTATGGATTACGGAGTAATGACGACTACTGAGCAGGTTGACACGGTCAACAGGCATTTGGAAAATGCCCTTGAGCTCGGGGCGGAAATCTTTGTGGAAAGCCAAATTCCCGAGTCCGCAAATCTACAGAACTTCGTTCCCGCGCGGGTGCTTACCGGAGTGAATCATTCCATGGATGTGATGCGCGAGGAGACCTTCGGACCGGTGGTTGGCGTAATGTCCTACGGAACAGACCGGGAAGCTATCGCACTCGCCAACGATTCAATCCACGGGCTGACGAGTTCCGTCTGGTCAAAGGATCGGAAGCGCGCCGAAAAGATTGCCAGGCAGATCCAGTCCGGTACAGTACTGGTGAACGACCATCTGATGAGTCACGGGATGGCGGAAACACCGTGGGGTGGGTTCAAAAAGTCGGGGATCGGCCGGACTCACGGCGCGCTGGGATTCGAAGAGATGACGCAGCCGCAGGTGGTCGTCCGGGACCGGCTGTCATTTACCAGGCGTGCGCTCTGGTGGCATCCTTACAGTGAAAAATTGTACAATGGACTGTCGGCCATTCTGGAGTTACTCTATGGGAAGACTCTGCGGCGGCGATTGAAAGGATTTTGGTATTTTCTCACGATTATTCCAAGGCTATTTCGCAGTTGGAAAACGGGCGACTAG